From the Rhodoferax sp. WC2427 genome, one window contains:
- a CDS encoding phage tail protein, whose product MAIQRDTPYSGMNFSVDLGDGQEDGTGAGLLEVVLPHAALTVLKYRNGNDRDNAVKKLQTTTQYSNLVLKRGALGALNWYSWWNAMRNGEQGIQRNITVRLLSEDQGNVVMVWKFRNARPVNYHFSPLNALGTEALVETLDLVVERMEME is encoded by the coding sequence ATGGCGATCCAACGAGACACCCCCTACAGCGGCATGAACTTCAGCGTAGACCTGGGCGATGGCCAGGAAGATGGCACCGGCGCGGGCCTGCTCGAAGTGGTCTTGCCGCACGCCGCCTTGACGGTGCTGAAGTACCGCAACGGCAACGACCGCGACAACGCCGTCAAGAAGCTGCAAACCACCACCCAGTACAGCAACCTGGTCCTCAAACGCGGCGCGCTGGGGGCGCTCAACTGGTACAGCTGGTGGAACGCCATGCGCAACGGCGAGCAAGGCATCCAGCGCAACATCACCGTGCGGCTGCTCAGCGAAGACCAGGGCAACGTGGTGATGGTCTGGAAGTTTCGCAACGCCCGGCCGGTGAACTACCACTTCTCGCCCCTCAACGCCCTGGGCACCGAGGCGCTGGTCGAGACGCTGGACCTGGTGGTGGAGCGGATGGAGATGGAGTAG
- a CDS encoding type II toxin-antitoxin system VapB family antitoxin: MRITITIDDQLYAQAMALLPSPIQPSELVSQALRAWIRTENTKHLVAMGGQVPNMSDIPRRVPS; encoded by the coding sequence ATGCGCATAACGATCACCATCGACGACCAGCTCTACGCGCAAGCCATGGCGCTGCTGCCGAGTCCGATACAACCGTCGGAGCTGGTGAGCCAGGCGCTTAGGGCGTGGATACGTACTGAAAACACCAAGCACCTGGTTGCCATGGGCGGCCAGGTGCCGAATATGTCGGACATTCCCCGCAGGGTACCAAGTTAA
- a CDS encoding LysR substrate-binding domain-containing protein, whose amino-acid sequence MNTQWELIDLRVFCCVARRSSFNAAAVELGISPAYVSKRVAGLEKALGLALFHRTTRRVSITDEGETALLWARKVLDTADSLTQEVGRTRATPSGALRISTSLRLGRNHVAHILARLKLQYPALDIWLELVDRRVDVLGEGFDIDIRVGDVQEPYLVAHPVAQSVRVLCAAPAYLARRGAPKTLAELAQHDCLLFRDRDQAYGVWRLQGPQGVESVKVTSTLGSNHSDAVQNWAVDGHGIVLLSSWDVAARLQDGSMERVLPAYYQQANVWAVTATRLGNSAKLKVCVDYLVQELQRGDFALAAFGV is encoded by the coding sequence GTGAATACGCAGTGGGAATTGATCGACCTGCGGGTCTTCTGCTGCGTGGCGCGGCGCAGCAGCTTCAACGCGGCGGCGGTGGAGCTGGGCATCTCGCCCGCGTATGTGAGCAAACGCGTGGCCGGGCTGGAAAAGGCGCTGGGGCTGGCGCTGTTCCACCGCACCACGCGGCGGGTTTCCATTACCGACGAGGGCGAAACCGCCTTGCTGTGGGCCCGCAAGGTGCTGGACACTGCCGACAGCCTGACCCAAGAGGTGGGCCGCACCCGGGCCACGCCCTCGGGGGCGCTGCGCATCAGCACCAGCCTGCGCCTGGGCCGCAACCACGTGGCGCACATCCTGGCGCGGCTCAAGCTGCAGTACCCCGCGCTGGACATCTGGCTGGAGCTGGTAGACCGCCGGGTGGACGTGCTGGGCGAGGGTTTCGACATCGACATCCGCGTGGGCGACGTGCAAGAGCCGTATCTGGTGGCCCACCCCGTGGCCCAGAGTGTGCGCGTGCTGTGCGCCGCCCCGGCCTACCTGGCCCGCCGCGGCGCACCCAAGACCCTGGCCGAGCTGGCCCAGCACGACTGCCTGTTGTTCCGCGACCGCGACCAGGCCTACGGCGTGTGGCGGCTGCAAGGGCCGCAGGGCGTGGAGTCGGTCAAGGTTACTAGCACCCTGGGCTCCAACCACAGCGACGCGGTGCAGAACTGGGCGGTGGACGGCCACGGCATCGTGCTGCTGTCGAGCTGGGACGTGGCTGCCCGCCTGCAAGACGGCAGCATGGAACGCGTGCTGCCCGCCTACTACCAGCAGGCGAATGTGTGGGCCGTCACGGCCACGCGGCTGGGCAATTCGGCCAAGCTCAAGGTGTGTGTGGACTACCTGGTGCAGGAACTGCAGCGGGGGGATTTTGCGTTGGCGGCCTTTGGGGTGTGA
- a CDS encoding Gfo/Idh/MocA family protein, with the protein MTQLNIAVAGAGMIGQAHIAVLSQSDRCTLSAIVDPSPAAVATAAQAGVPLYPSLAALFAAGKPDGIVLATPNHLHLPQALECMAAGVPMLLEKPIAATLAEGLQLQKVAEETQARVLIGHHRAHSPIMAKAREVVDSGKLGQLVSVMGSAQFFKPDGYFASGPWRTQPGGGPILINLIHEVHNLRMLCGDISAVQAFASNATRGFAVEDTVAINLRFASGVLGSFMLSDTAASARSWEQTSQENPAYTTYPDEDCYLLAGTFGSLALPTMRLKTYPRAEDRSWWKAFEVGVVGMVRDDPLKRQMAHFADVIQGRAAPLVSARDGVQNLRVTEAIAQAAKTGLVVSI; encoded by the coding sequence ATGACCCAGCTAAATATCGCCGTGGCAGGCGCAGGCATGATTGGCCAGGCGCACATCGCGGTTCTGTCCCAAAGCGACCGCTGCACCCTGTCGGCCATCGTCGACCCGTCCCCCGCCGCCGTGGCCACCGCCGCGCAGGCGGGGGTGCCGCTGTACCCCTCGCTGGCAGCACTCTTTGCTGCGGGCAAGCCCGACGGCATCGTGCTGGCCACGCCCAACCACCTGCACCTGCCGCAGGCGCTGGAATGCATGGCGGCGGGCGTGCCCATGCTGCTGGAAAAGCCCATCGCCGCCACCCTGGCCGAGGGCCTGCAGCTGCAAAAGGTGGCGGAGGAAACACAAGCCCGCGTGCTCATCGGCCACCACCGCGCCCACAGCCCCATCATGGCCAAGGCCCGGGAAGTGGTGGACAGCGGCAAGCTCGGCCAACTGGTCAGCGTGATGGGCAGCGCCCAGTTCTTCAAGCCCGACGGCTACTTTGCCAGCGGCCCCTGGCGCACCCAGCCCGGCGGTGGCCCCATCCTGATCAACCTGATCCACGAAGTGCACAACCTGCGCATGCTGTGCGGCGACATCAGCGCGGTGCAGGCCTTTGCCAGTAACGCCACGCGCGGCTTCGCGGTGGAAGACACGGTGGCCATCAACCTGCGCTTTGCCAGCGGCGTGTTGGGCAGCTTCATGCTGAGCGACACCGCCGCCAGCGCCCGCAGCTGGGAGCAGACCAGCCAGGAGAACCCGGCCTACACCACCTACCCAGACGAAGATTGCTACCTGCTCGCAGGCACCTTCGGCAGCCTGGCCCTGCCCACCATGCGCCTCAAAACCTACCCCCGCGCAGAAGACCGCTCGTGGTGGAAAGCGTTTGAGGTGGGCGTGGTCGGCATGGTGCGCGACGACCCGCTCAAGCGCCAGATGGCGCACTTCGCGGATGTGATCCAAGGCCGGGCCGCGCCGCTGGTGAGCGCGCGCGACGGGGTGCAAAACCTGCGGGTGACCGAGGCCATTGCCCAGGCAGCGAAGACGGGGCTGGTGGTCTCCATCTAG
- a CDS encoding Lrp/AsnC family transcriptional regulator, whose amino-acid sequence MTLDSFDLAILEILQKDNSVPQRAIAEAVHLSAPAVQRRIRKLQDSGVIRANVAVLDAAKVGLPLTIITEVHIENERPDRTAPLRARIAAEPAVQQCYSVTGEADYLLIVTVASMADYEALTRRLFEGDDNIRRFRTSVTLGWLKSSMQLPLDKALPGA is encoded by the coding sequence ATGACCCTTGACAGCTTTGACCTTGCGATTCTGGAAATTCTGCAAAAGGACAACAGCGTGCCCCAGCGCGCGATTGCCGAGGCGGTGCATTTGTCGGCCCCGGCGGTGCAGCGCCGTATCCGCAAGTTGCAAGACAGCGGCGTGATCCGCGCCAACGTGGCGGTGCTGGACGCGGCCAAGGTCGGCCTGCCGCTGACCATCATCACCGAGGTGCACATCGAGAACGAACGGCCCGACCGCACCGCCCCCTTGCGCGCTCGCATCGCCGCCGAGCCTGCGGTGCAGCAGTGCTACAGCGTCACCGGCGAGGCCGACTACCTGCTGATCGTGACCGTGGCCTCCATGGCCGACTACGAGGCGCTGACCCGGCGGCTGTTCGAGGGCGACGACAACATCCGCCGTTTTCGTACCTCGGTCACGCTGGGCTGGCTGAAGTCCAGCATGCAGTTGCCGCTGGACAAGGCGCTGCCCGGCGCTTAA
- a CDS encoding EamA family transporter — translation MATTHFQRAIPFLAVLGAVTALGIGTSWAKQLFPLVGAQGTTAVRVGFSALLLLALWRPWRWHLSRADAISIACYGATLGAMNLMFYMSLRTLPFGLAVAIEFAGPLTVAIAASRRRVDFAWLALAGFGLLMLLPLGLGDRELDPVGVLYALGAAVLWGLYIVYGKRVGHLHAGHSVSLGLLVAAIVVVPVGIAHAGAALLSPTVLLVGVCVAAISSAIPISLEMVAMQRLPKEAFGIMISMEPAVAALLAMGLLDEHLDARQWLAIACTMAASMGSAATARRPQAAVPLAACSAA, via the coding sequence ATGGCGACAACACATTTCCAACGGGCAATTCCTTTTTTGGCAGTTCTGGGCGCGGTGACCGCGCTGGGCATCGGCACCTCCTGGGCAAAACAGCTGTTTCCGCTGGTGGGCGCGCAGGGCACGACGGCCGTGCGCGTGGGGTTTTCGGCGCTGCTGTTGCTGGCGCTGTGGAGGCCCTGGCGCTGGCATCTGTCGCGTGCCGACGCCATCTCCATCGCCTGCTATGGTGCCACGCTGGGCGCGATGAACCTGATGTTCTACATGTCTTTGCGCACGCTGCCGTTTGGCCTGGCCGTGGCGATCGAATTTGCCGGACCACTGACGGTGGCCATCGCTGCGTCCCGCCGCAGGGTGGACTTTGCCTGGCTGGCGCTGGCCGGTTTCGGCCTGCTCATGCTGCTGCCGCTGGGCCTGGGGGACCGCGAGCTGGACCCGGTGGGCGTGCTGTACGCGCTGGGGGCGGCGGTGCTGTGGGGCCTGTATATCGTTTATGGCAAGCGCGTGGGCCATCTGCACGCGGGGCATTCGGTGTCGCTGGGCCTGCTGGTGGCGGCCATCGTGGTGGTGCCGGTGGGCATTGCACACGCCGGTGCCGCACTGCTGTCGCCCACGGTGCTCCTGGTGGGGGTGTGCGTGGCGGCCATCTCCAGCGCCATCCCGATCTCGCTGGAGATGGTGGCCATGCAGCGGCTGCCCAAAGAAGCTTTCGGCATCATGATCAGCATGGAGCCCGCAGTGGCCGCGCTGCTGGCCATGGGCCTGCTGGACGAGCACCTGGATGCACGACAGTGGCTGGCCATCGCCTGCACCATGGCGGCCTCGATGGGCAGCGCCGCCACCGCGCGGCGGCCGCAGGCTGCGGTACCGCTGGCGGCCTGCTCTGCGGCCTGA
- a CDS encoding aminotransferase class I/II-fold pyridoxal phosphate-dependent enzyme, with protein MNDCLHGGPDALGVPLFDFSTNSNACGPCLHALAAVQQADATRYPDPQYTALRAQLADFHGVDAARVLLAASASEFIHRISALHRGQGVCLPQHHYGDYAQAAQAWGLVPADAVQAQLLWACEPSSPLGQAHPGLAALVDGLQPTQTLVLDCAYAPLRLEGTPSLNAAQMDRVWHMWTPNKALGLTGIRAAYVIAPLGVDSAPLQALCPSWPVGAHGVAMLQAWCQPATQAWLAQSLETLRAWKARQLILCRTLGWECVPSEANFFCARPPGEDVPLRLQRLRARGVKLRDAASFGLGGYVRLGVLAPGGQDALGRGNV; from the coding sequence ATGAACGATTGCCTCCACGGCGGCCCGGACGCGCTGGGCGTGCCGCTGTTTGACTTTTCCACCAATAGCAACGCCTGCGGCCCGTGCCTCCACGCCCTGGCCGCCGTGCAACAAGCCGATGCCACCCGCTACCCCGACCCGCAGTACACGGCGCTGCGGGCGCAATTGGCCGACTTCCATGGCGTGGATGCCGCCCGGGTGCTGCTGGCGGCCAGCGCCAGTGAGTTCATCCACCGCATCAGCGCGCTGCACCGCGGGCAGGGCGTATGCCTGCCACAGCACCACTATGGCGACTACGCACAGGCGGCGCAGGCCTGGGGTTTGGTGCCTGCCGATGCGGTCCAAGCCCAATTGCTGTGGGCCTGCGAGCCGTCCAGCCCGCTGGGGCAGGCGCATCCCGGTCTGGCGGCTCTGGTAGACGGCCTGCAGCCCACCCAGACCCTGGTGCTCGACTGCGCCTACGCCCCCCTGCGCCTGGAAGGCACGCCCAGCCTGAACGCCGCGCAGATGGACCGGGTGTGGCACATGTGGACCCCCAACAAAGCCCTGGGCCTCACAGGCATCCGCGCCGCCTACGTGATTGCGCCACTGGGTGTGGACTCCGCGCCGCTACAGGCCCTGTGCCCGTCCTGGCCGGTGGGCGCGCACGGCGTGGCGATGCTGCAGGCCTGGTGCCAGCCTGCCACCCAGGCGTGGTTGGCGCAGAGCCTGGAGACTTTGCGGGCGTGGAAGGCGCGGCAGCTCATCCTGTGCCGCACGCTGGGGTGGGAGTGTGTGCCCAGCGAAGCGAACTTCTTCTGCGCCCGGCCGCCGGGGGAGGATGTGCCGTTGCGGCTGCAGCGGCTGCGGGCGCGGGGGGTGAAGTTGCGGGATGCGGCGTCGTTTGGGTTGGGGGGGTATGTAAGGTTGGGGGTGCTGGCGCCGGGGGGGCAGGATGCGTTGGGGCGGGGGAACGTTTGA
- the cbiB gene encoding adenosylcobinamide-phosphate synthase CbiB: protein MLWAAALVLALLVDWRLGEPPVRWHPVVWIGNYLGWAGRRVAPVSPTTGPDYKSFGLAALMWWAGAATVYVAAWFLQKTLLQLPQALGAWPGGLLAALLLGLLLKPLLAWAMLRSEVLAVEAALGESLMAGRQRLAWLVSRDVAALTEGQVRESAIESLAENLNDSVVAPIFWFVLLGLPGAALYRFANTADAMWGYRGMRNGREWEWAGKWAAWADDVLSWLPARITAVLLMAVASCNAWRTLPEQARRTPTLRQQAQLTPSPNSGWPMAAMALCLGVRLGKPGVYTLNATGRVPLVADTQRAVVLARNTVLALIPMAWAALYLIAI from the coding sequence GTGCTGTGGGCAGCCGCATTGGTGCTGGCCTTGCTGGTCGACTGGCGGCTGGGCGAGCCGCCGGTGCGCTGGCACCCGGTGGTATGGATCGGTAACTACCTGGGCTGGGCCGGGCGGCGGGTGGCACCTGTCTCGCCCACCACCGGGCCAGATTACAAGTCTTTTGGCCTTGCAGCGCTGATGTGGTGGGCGGGAGCAGCTACGGTTTATGTAGCAGCATGGTTTTTGCAGAAAACCCTCTTGCAGCTCCCCCAGGCCCTGGGCGCGTGGCCCGGTGGGTTGCTGGCGGCGCTGCTGCTGGGCCTGCTGCTCAAACCCCTGCTGGCCTGGGCCATGTTGCGCAGTGAAGTGCTGGCAGTGGAGGCCGCCTTGGGCGAATCGCTGATGGCCGGCCGCCAGCGCCTGGCCTGGCTGGTCAGCCGCGACGTGGCTGCGCTCACCGAGGGCCAGGTGCGCGAGAGCGCCATCGAGTCGCTGGCCGAGAACCTGAACGACTCGGTCGTCGCACCCATTTTCTGGTTTGTGCTGCTGGGCCTGCCCGGCGCGGCGCTGTACCGCTTTGCCAATACCGCCGACGCGATGTGGGGCTACCGGGGCATGCGCAATGGCCGAGAGTGGGAATGGGCAGGCAAGTGGGCTGCCTGGGCCGACGATGTGCTGAGCTGGCTGCCCGCGCGCATTACCGCCGTGCTGCTGATGGCCGTGGCCAGCTGCAACGCATGGCGAACCTTGCCGGAGCAGGCGCGCCGCACTCCCACGCTGCGCCAGCAGGCGCAGCTCACTCCATCCCCCAACAGTGGCTGGCCTATGGCGGCGATGGCCCTGTGTCTGGGCGTGCGCCTGGGAAAACCGGGCGTGTACACCTTGAACGCCACGGGCCGCGTGCCCCTGGTCGCCGACACGCAGCGGGCCGTAGTTTTAGCAAGAAATACAGTGCTAGCGCTTATTCCAATGGCGTGGGCAGCTCTTTATTTAATAGCAATATGA
- a CDS encoding cupin domain-containing protein has protein sequence MSPISSPAQIAASLTEHWSPRVIAELDDSYIKVAKVLGSLAWHSHAHEDEMFLVLKGHLRIEMETGVAELSEGEMFVVPKGVRHNPVAEEECHILLIERKSTLHTGDVATDKTRSLADQLRPV, from the coding sequence ATGTCCCCCATTTCCTCCCCCGCACAGATCGCTGCATCGCTCACCGAACACTGGTCGCCCCGCGTGATCGCCGAGCTGGACGACTCCTACATCAAGGTGGCCAAGGTGCTGGGCTCCCTGGCCTGGCACAGCCATGCGCATGAGGACGAGATGTTTCTGGTGCTCAAAGGCCATTTGCGCATCGAGATGGAAACCGGCGTGGCCGAGCTGTCCGAGGGGGAAATGTTCGTCGTGCCCAAAGGCGTGCGCCACAACCCGGTGGCCGAGGAGGAATGCCACATCCTGCTGATCGAGCGCAAGTCCACCCTGCACACCGGCGACGTGGCCACCGACAAGACCCGCTCGCTGGCCGACCAGCTGCGGCCGGTGTAA
- a CDS encoding GNAT family acetyltransferase, with amino-acid sequence MHIRPYQETDEAAVVALWQACGLTRPWNDPHKDIARKLQVQRELFLVGEREGQVLATAMAGYDGHRGWVNYLAVEPSQRGQGLGAALMRHIEQQLLALGCPKLNLQVRSSNTAVLDFYRHLGYAQDEAVSLGKRLIPDGP; translated from the coding sequence ATGCACATCCGCCCCTACCAAGAAACCGACGAAGCTGCCGTGGTCGCCCTGTGGCAGGCTTGCGGCCTGACCCGCCCGTGGAACGACCCGCACAAGGACATCGCCCGCAAGCTGCAGGTGCAGCGTGAGCTGTTCCTGGTGGGCGAGCGGGAGGGCCAGGTGCTGGCTACGGCCATGGCCGGGTACGACGGGCACCGCGGCTGGGTCAACTACCTGGCGGTAGAGCCCAGCCAGCGCGGCCAGGGCCTGGGTGCGGCCCTGATGCGGCACATTGAGCAGCAACTGCTGGCGCTGGGCTGCCCCAAGCTGAACCTGCAGGTGCGCAGCAGCAACACCGCCGTGCTGGATTTCTACCGCCACCTGGGCTACGCGCAAGACGAGGCGGTGAGCCTGGGCAAGCGCCTGATCCCCGATGGCCCGTGA
- the cobO gene encoding cob(I)yrinic acid a,c-diamide adenosyltransferase: MQIEAPPTDKPYDKPEGERRGLVIVNTGDGKGKSTAAFGLALRAHGRGKAVKIYQFMKVPSARFGEHRMFEQLGIPIEGLGDGFSWKSQDLEHSAQLARDGWQKAKAAILGGEFFMVTLDEVTYPLIYGWLPLDDVLHTLRTRPAHVHVVLTGRRCPPEIIDLADTVTEMAMVKHAFKAGVPAQRGIED, encoded by the coding sequence ATGCAGATCGAAGCCCCCCCCACCGACAAGCCCTACGACAAGCCCGAGGGCGAGCGCCGCGGCCTGGTCATCGTCAACACCGGCGACGGCAAGGGTAAAAGCACGGCGGCCTTCGGCCTGGCCCTGCGCGCCCATGGCCGCGGCAAAGCCGTCAAGATCTACCAGTTCATGAAAGTGCCCAGCGCCCGCTTTGGCGAGCACCGCATGTTTGAGCAGCTGGGCATCCCCATCGAGGGCCTGGGCGACGGCTTCAGCTGGAAAAGCCAGGACCTGGAGCACTCCGCCCAGCTCGCCCGCGACGGCTGGCAAAAGGCCAAGGCCGCCATCCTCGGCGGCGAGTTCTTCATGGTCACGCTGGACGAGGTTACCTACCCGCTGATTTACGGCTGGCTGCCGCTGGACGACGTGCTGCATACCCTGCGCACGCGCCCCGCCCACGTCCACGTGGTCCTCACCGGCCGCCGTTGCCCCCCCGAGATCATCGACCTGGCCGACACCGTGACCGAGATGGCCATGGTCAAGCACGCATTCAAGGCGGGGGTGCCCGCGCAGCGGGGGATTGAGGATTGA
- a CDS encoding ABC transporter ATP-binding protein yields the protein MKNIAVNAHSISASLSKVPVLHSISLEVRANRWTSIVGPNGAGKSTLLKVLAGLLPHTGSVTLLGQNLATMPARQRAQTLAWLGQGSTDGGSADDLSVWDVALLGRIPHRPWLAAPSAADLAAVEQALRATQAWDWRARSLGQLSGGERQRVLLARALAVQAPVLLMDEPLANLDPPHQTDWLLLVRDLVARGHTVVSVLHEVSMALQADDLLVLAQGRVRHAGACTDAATHRAVEQVFDDRITIQRLSDQYIALPKLE from the coding sequence ATGAAAAACATAGCTGTTAACGCCCATTCCATCAGCGCCAGCCTCTCAAAAGTACCTGTATTGCACAGCATCAGCCTGGAGGTGCGTGCAAACCGCTGGACCAGCATCGTCGGCCCCAACGGCGCGGGCAAGTCCACCCTGCTCAAGGTGCTGGCGGGCCTGCTGCCGCACACCGGCAGCGTCACGCTGCTGGGCCAGAACCTTGCCACCATGCCCGCCCGCCAGCGCGCCCAGACCCTGGCCTGGCTGGGGCAGGGCAGTACCGACGGTGGCAGTGCCGACGACCTGAGCGTGTGGGACGTGGCGCTGCTGGGCCGCATCCCGCACCGCCCCTGGCTGGCCGCGCCCAGCGCCGCCGACCTGGCCGCGGTGGAGCAGGCCCTGCGCGCCACCCAGGCCTGGGACTGGCGCGCCCGGTCCTTGGGCCAGCTCTCGGGCGGCGAACGCCAGCGCGTGCTGCTGGCCCGGGCCCTGGCGGTGCAGGCCCCGGTGCTGCTGATGGACGAACCCCTGGCCAATCTGGACCCGCCGCACCAGACCGACTGGCTGCTGCTGGTGCGCGACCTGGTGGCGCGCGGGCACACCGTGGTCAGCGTGCTGCACGAGGTGTCGATGGCGCTGCAGGCCGACGACCTGCTGGTGCTGGCCCAGGGCCGCGTGCGCCACGCCGGGGCCTGCACCGATGCCGCCACCCACCGCGCGGTGGAGCAGGTGTTTGACGACCGAATCACCATCCAGCGCTTGTCCGACCAGTACATTGCGCTACCAAAACTAGAGTAA
- a CDS encoding FecCD family ABC transporter permease produces MKNPKALTLILLALALVLLLLGTSIGSTGFDSVLAARHDPIALQIVWDIRLPRTLGAWVAGALLGLAGAVAQGLFRNPLADPYLLGSASGASLAMALALAVLGVSPFATAWLVRVGLTGAAFAGAVGGVLLTLALARGVQHTLRLLLAGVIVGVVLGAGKDLVTLAIPDILSAMQGFNLGSTGFVGWTACLLMLAVWAVCTAVAWLLGPVLDGLTLGEATAASLGLPLPRMRAALIVVLALATGTAVAQTGMIAFVGLAAPHLARSLARTTHSRLMLLASLTGGVLLLAADILARWLTAPQELPVGVLTAVLGGSYLLWRMHKRSGGVL; encoded by the coding sequence GTGAAAAACCCAAAGGCCCTCACCCTCATCCTCCTGGCCCTGGCCCTGGTTTTATTGCTGCTGGGCACCAGCATCGGCAGCACCGGCTTTGACAGCGTGCTGGCCGCGCGCCACGACCCCATCGCCCTGCAAATCGTCTGGGACATCCGCCTGCCGCGCACTCTGGGCGCCTGGGTGGCCGGGGCCCTGCTGGGGCTGGCGGGCGCGGTGGCGCAGGGCCTGTTTCGCAATCCGCTGGCCGACCCGTACCTGCTGGGCAGCGCCTCGGGGGCTTCGCTGGCCATGGCTTTGGCGCTGGCCGTGCTGGGCGTGTCGCCGTTTGCCACCGCCTGGCTGGTGCGTGTGGGGTTGACGGGTGCGGCCTTTGCCGGGGCGGTGGGCGGCGTGCTGCTGACGCTGGCGCTGGCCCGGGGCGTGCAGCACACCCTGCGCCTGCTGCTGGCGGGCGTGATCGTGGGCGTAGTGCTGGGCGCGGGCAAGGACCTGGTCACGCTGGCCATCCCCGACATCCTCAGCGCCATGCAGGGCTTCAACCTGGGCAGCACCGGCTTTGTGGGCTGGACTGCCTGCCTGTTGATGCTGGCGGTATGGGCGGTGTGCACCGCCGTGGCCTGGCTACTCGGCCCGGTGCTCGACGGCCTCACCCTGGGCGAGGCCACGGCCGCCAGCCTGGGCCTGCCGTTGCCGCGCATGCGCGCCGCGCTGATTGTGGTGCTGGCGCTGGCCACCGGCACCGCCGTGGCCCAGACCGGCATGATTGCCTTTGTAGGCCTGGCCGCGCCGCACCTGGCGCGCTCGCTGGCGCGCACCACGCACAGCCGCCTGATGCTGCTGGCCAGCCTGACCGGCGGCGTGCTGCTGCTGGCCGCCGACATCCTGGCGCGCTGGCTCACCGCCCCGCAGGAGCTGCCGGTGGGCGTGCTCACCGCGGTGCTGGGCGGCAGCTACCTGCTGTGGCGCATGCACAAACGCAGCGGCGGTGTACTATGA
- a CDS encoding ABC transporter substrate-binding protein — translation MKFWALLLWVASSAHALQVTDDRGSTVQFAQSPQRIVSLLPSLTESVCALEQCARLVGVDRYSNFPASVRALPQLGGGMDPNLEAIVALRPDVVLLATASRASARLEALGLKVVALEPKTYADVQRVLGTLGQLLAVPDAGRIWRGIDASVAAAAQSLPARVKTTRVYFEVNAAPYAAGTSSFIGETLARLGVQNVVPAALGPFPKLNPEFVVRANPDLIMVGDRGSTGMAQRPGWSGIRAIREQRVCSFPPELGDVLVRPGPRMAEAAQAMAACLREKAP, via the coding sequence ATGAAGTTTTGGGCATTGCTGCTTTGGGTTGCTTCGTCGGCGCACGCCCTGCAGGTCACCGATGACCGGGGCAGCACCGTGCAGTTTGCCCAGAGCCCGCAGCGCATCGTCAGCCTGCTGCCGTCGCTGACCGAAAGCGTGTGCGCCCTGGAGCAGTGCGCGCGGCTGGTGGGGGTAGACCGCTACTCCAACTTCCCCGCCAGCGTGCGCGCCTTGCCGCAACTGGGCGGCGGGATGGACCCGAACCTCGAGGCCATCGTGGCCCTGCGCCCCGACGTGGTGCTGCTGGCCACCGCCTCGCGCGCCAGCGCCCGGCTGGAGGCCCTGGGCCTGAAAGTGGTGGCGCTGGAGCCCAAAACCTATGCCGATGTGCAGCGCGTGCTGGGCACTCTGGGCCAGCTGCTGGCGGTGCCGGATGCCGGGCGCATCTGGCGCGGCATCGACGCCAGCGTGGCCGCCGCCGCCCAGTCGTTGCCCGCGCGGGTCAAAACCACCCGGGTCTATTTCGAAGTGAACGCCGCGCCGTACGCCGCCGGCACCAGCTCGTTCATCGGCGAGACGCTGGCGCGCCTGGGTGTGCAGAACGTGGTGCCCGCCGCGCTGGGGCCATTTCCCAAGCTGAATCCCGAATTTGTGGTACGCGCCAACCCCGACCTGATCATGGTCGGCGACCGGGGCAGCACCGGCATGGCGCAGCGCCCGGGCTGGAGCGGCATCCGTGCCATCCGCGAGCAGCGGGTGTGCAGCTTCCCGCCCGAACTGGGCGACGTGCTGGTGCGCCCCGGCCCGCGCATGGCCGAGGCCGCGCAGGCCATGGCCGCCTGCCTGCGGGAGAAGGCCCCGTGA